CCGCGCGCTCAGGGCATACACGCGCTCGCGCTGCGAGTCGGACTGACGGCCCAGCAATTGGGGCCAGAGGTACACGACGCGGAAGGCGTCCAGGTCCTCCGCGTACAGGTCCACCTTCGCCCGCACCAGCGCCGACAGCGCCTCCACGCCACCCGGGGCGGAGGCCACCGCCGCCTCCAGCACCTCCACCTCGCGGGCGAGCCCCTCCACCGCCAGCTCCCCGACGAGGTCCTCCTTGGAGCGGAAGTAGTAGAAGAGCGACGGCTTGCTCAGGTCCGCCTCGGCGGCCACCGCCTCCAGCGTCAGCCCGGCGAGGCCCTCGCGCACCAGGACGGCCCTGGCCGCGGTGAGGATGGCCTTGCGCCGTCCCTCCTGACGGCGCGCCTTGCGGGCCTCGCGCTCCTCCGCGCCCGAGGCGGGGGCCACCTCCCTGGGCGGCGCGCGGCGGCGGCCGGCGGGCGACTTCCGCCCGCCCCCGCTAGAGCCGGCTGAAGCCATTCGCCAGCGCCTCCCGGCCACCGCGCTCCACCACGTCGCCGTGGCACACCACCACCCGCTCCGCGTCCCACGCCATCACCCGGCTGAGGGCCTCGCGCACCGACGGCTTGTGCTTGATGAGGAGCCGGGCGGTGAGCGTGGACGCCAGCCGCTGCCACGCGCCGCTGAGCTTCAGATAGACGCGCAGGCGCCACGAGTCCGTCTGGTGGAAGTTGAAGGCCAGGTCCGTGACGAGCACCGTGCGGCTGGGACGGTGGAAGAAGATGAACTCGTCCAGCTTCGGCATGCCCCGGACGTAGACCTGGTCGATGACGCCCGCCCAGCCGACCTCCGCCGCGTCCCCCATCTCCAGGTCGATGCGCATGTCGGGCCGCTTGCGCCGCAGGTGCCGGGGCGCCGCCACCTGCGCGTCCGGATACGCCGCCGCCCAGTCCGGCACGGCCAGGTAGTGCATGAGGTTGGGCGCCACCAGGAAGCGCACCGGCCCCAGCGCATCCACCGCCGCGCGGACCTCGGGAGTCAGCCGGACGGGCGAGTGGACCCACAGCCCACCGTTCGGCAGGCGGATGACAGTCATGCGGCCGCCCACCTCGAGGCCGGCAAAGCGGAAGGGCACGGTGAGGACATGGACGTCCTCGGCCACGAGGCGAAGCATGGGTGTCTCCTGGGGTGTGGGTTCCTACCTTTGTTCCATATTTTGACCGCTGGTCGAATTTATCGCAACCCATTCCATGCGACGGGGAACGCTAGGGGCGACGGGGCCGTTGATTTCCGGGAGGGGCCAGCGTAGGCAACCCTCCTCTTTCAACGACTTTCGAAGGGTGCTCCGCACATGGCCGAGAAGCTCACGCCCCGCGAGAAGGGCTTTTCCGAGTGGTACGTCGACCTGGTCCAGAAGGCGAAGCTCGCCGACTACTCGGACGTGAAGGGCTGCATGGTCATCCGGCCCAACGGCTACGCCATCTGGGAGAACATGCAGCGTGTCCTGGACAAGATGTTCAAGGACCTGGGCCACAAGAACGCCTACTTCCCGCTGCTCATCCCCGAGAGCTACCTGAAGAAGGAGGCGGAGCACGTCGAGGGCTTCAACCCGCAGCTGGCCGTCGTCACGCACGCGGGCGGCGCCAAGCTGGAGGAGCCCTACGTCATCCGGCCCACCAGTGAGACCATCATCAACCGCTCCTTCTCCAAGTGGATTCAGAGCTACCGGGACTTGCCCCTGCTCCTGAACCAGTGGGCGAACGTGATGCGGTGGGAGATGCGCACGCGCCTGTTCCTGCGCACCACCGAGTTCCTCTGGCAGGAAGGCCACACCTGCCACGAGACGGAGGAGGACGCGGAGAAGGAGACGCTCCAGATGCTGGAGGTCTACCGGACGTTCGCCGAGGACTACATGGCGATGCCGGTGCTGACGGGGCGCAAGTCGGAGTCGGAGCGGTTCGCCGGCGCGCTGCGCACGTACAGCATCGAGGCGATGATGCAGGACAAGAAGGCGCTGCAGGCGGGCACCAGCCACAACCTGGGGCAGAACTTCGCCAAGGCCTTCGACACGAAGTTCCAGGGCCGCGACGGCCGGGAGCACTTCGTGTGGCAGACGTCCTGGGGCGTGTCCACGCGCCTCATCGGCGGCCTCATCATGACGCACTCGGATGACAACGGCTTCATCGTCCCGCCGAAGCTGGCGGCCACGCACGTGGTCATCATCCCCATCTTCGGCAAGGCCTCGGACACGGAGAAGGCGCAGGTGCTGGAGAAGAGCCACGCGCTGGCCAGCGACTTGCGCAAGGCGGGGCTGGGCGTGGTGGTGGACGACGACGACAGCAAGGGCCCGGGCTTCAAGTACTACGAGCACGAATTGGTGGGCACGTGCGTGCGCATCGAAATCGGGCCCAAGGACCTGGCCAAGGACTCGTGCGTCATGGTGCGCCGGGACTTGAAGCAGAAGGAGTTCATCCCGCTGGGTGAGGCCGTCACCAAGGCCCAGGCCATGCTGGACGCCATGCAGAAGGACCTGTTCAACAAGGCGAAGGCCCACCGCGACTCGCACACCTTCGAGGTCAACTCCTACGAGGAGCTGAAGGCGAAGGCGGACGACGGCTTCCTCCTGGCGCACTGGAACCTGGACCCGAAGGTGGAGGCGCGCATCAAGGAGGAGACGGGGCTCACCACGCGCTGCCGCCCCTTCAGCCTCAAGCAGGAGCCGGGCAAGTGCGTCGTCACCGGCGAGCCCTCGCCGGGCCGCATCGTGTTCTCCAAGGCGTACTGAGCCACGCCTGAGCGGTGAAGCCAGAGGGCCACGGGAGTCATCCCGCGGCCCTCTCGCTTTTCGCGGGCGTCGCTAGACGGTGAACGGCGTCTGGCGCTCGAACTCGCGGCTGGGAATGCCGACGAGGGAGTAGTTGGGCGACTGCAGCGGCGGCATGCGCCGGACGATGCGGCGGTGGAAGGTGCGGTGGCTGCCGCGGAACTTCCCGCCGTTGTAGACGCGCAGCAGGTTGGCCGTGAAGAGGCCGTTGAAGGAGCCGTCGCTGGAGAGCTGGTTGTCCTGGCACCCGGAGATGAGCAGCACGGTGGCCTTCATCGTCAGCTTCGGGTCGTCCTTGGGCAGCGCGTCCATGATCTGGTCGTACATGGCCTTGTTGTTGCGGTAGGTGCGCAGGGCGATGCCCACCGGCATGTCCTTGAAGCGCCGCTCCTCGGGCACCGAGTCCTGCACGGTGTCCGCCAGCATCTCCAGGCTGCCGCTGCCGCGCAGCGCCGCGTAGGCCATCTTGCTCACCGTGCCGCTGTGACAACTGTCGGAGAACATCAGCACGCGCACGCCCTGCTTCAGCTTCGACAGCGAGTTGTAGATTTCGTCGTCGATGAGCTCTCCGTCATAGAGCACCCACGTCTCGTCCTGGGCGTCCACCTCGTCGTTGTTCCTGTCAGGCAGCTGGCCGCCGTGCCCCGAGTACGACAGCAGGTAGAGGTCGCCGGGCTGTAGCACCCGGGCCGCCTCGTCCATCTCCTTCAGCACCCGCGCGCGCGTCGCGTCCTTCGTCAGCACCTTGCGTACGGTGCCGTATTTCTGCTCGCGAGCGATGAGCTCCATGTCCTCCGCGTCCGCCTCGCAGGCCATGAGGGCCCCGTCCCACCCCGCGTAGTGAGCCGGGTCCACCGAGTTGAGGCCGATGTTCAACGAATATCCCTGCGCCATGAGTCACACTCCTCCCAAGTACTGCCGGGTGGAGCGCCGGGGGCGGAGGTGTGACGCGGGCGGCCTGGGCTCCAGGCGCTCAGCTCGCCGGGAGCAGGGCGGGCTTGCGGGGGACGAAGGTGGCCACCGGCTCCGCCTTGCCCGCCACTGGCAGGGGCTCGGCCGGCTCGAAGTCGAAGGCGCCCTGGCACCGCTGCATCGTCGCCCCGGACACGAGCATGGAGACGCCCACCTTCTTGGTGAGCCCCTCAATCCGGCTGGCGAGGTTCACCGCGTCGCCAATCACCGTGTACTCGCGCCGCTGCTCGCTGCCCACGTCCCCGACGACGACGCGCCCGGTGTGGATGCCGATGCCGATGCGCAGCGGCTCCTCGCCCCGCGCGGCGCGCTCGGTGTTGAGCGCCTCCAGCGCCTCCAGCATGGCCAGGCCGCACGAGACGGCGGCCTCGTGGTGGTCCGCCAGCGGCAGCGGCGCGCCGAAGTAGGCGAGGATGCCGTCGCCGATGAACTTGTCGAGCGTCCCCCCGTGGCGGAACACCACCTCCACCATGCGGGAGAGGTACTCGTTGAGCAACGCCACCACCTGCGGGCTCTCCATGCGCTCGGACATGGAGGTGAAGCCGCGGATGTCGGAGAAGAGCAGC
The window above is part of the Pyxidicoccus trucidator genome. Proteins encoded here:
- a CDS encoding TetR/AcrR family transcriptional regulator; this encodes MASAGSSGGGRKSPAGRRRAPPREVAPASGAEEREARKARRQEGRRKAILTAARAVLVREGLAGLTLEAVAAEADLSKPSLFYYFRSKEDLVGELAVEGLAREVEVLEAAVASAPGGVEALSALVRAKVDLYAEDLDAFRVVYLWPQLLGRQSDSQRERVYALSARLNDSLEARLQVEARAGRLAPGFQPRRLANVAWTVAHGLLSMVAGLENAGGNTRHTLSQLRDEACALLLRAGVR
- a CDS encoding DUF4336 domain-containing protein; its protein translation is MLRLVAEDVHVLTVPFRFAGLEVGGRMTVIRLPNGGLWVHSPVRLTPEVRAAVDALGPVRFLVAPNLMHYLAVPDWAAAYPDAQVAAPRHLRRKRPDMRIDLEMGDAAEVGWAGVIDQVYVRGMPKLDEFIFFHRPSRTVLVTDLAFNFHQTDSWRLRVYLKLSGAWQRLASTLTARLLIKHKPSVREALSRVMAWDAERVVVCHGDVVERGGREALANGFSRL
- the proS gene encoding proline--tRNA ligase, producing the protein MAEKLTPREKGFSEWYVDLVQKAKLADYSDVKGCMVIRPNGYAIWENMQRVLDKMFKDLGHKNAYFPLLIPESYLKKEAEHVEGFNPQLAVVTHAGGAKLEEPYVIRPTSETIINRSFSKWIQSYRDLPLLLNQWANVMRWEMRTRLFLRTTEFLWQEGHTCHETEEDAEKETLQMLEVYRTFAEDYMAMPVLTGRKSESERFAGALRTYSIEAMMQDKKALQAGTSHNLGQNFAKAFDTKFQGRDGREHFVWQTSWGVSTRLIGGLIMTHSDDNGFIVPPKLAATHVVIIPIFGKASDTEKAQVLEKSHALASDLRKAGLGVVVDDDDSKGPGFKYYEHELVGTCVRIEIGPKDLAKDSCVMVRRDLKQKEFIPLGEAVTKAQAMLDAMQKDLFNKAKAHRDSHTFEVNSYEELKAKADDGFLLAHWNLDPKVEARIKEETGLTTRCRPFSLKQEPGKCVVTGEPSPGRIVFSKAY
- a CDS encoding caspase family protein; protein product: MAQGYSLNIGLNSVDPAHYAGWDGALMACEADAEDMELIAREQKYGTVRKVLTKDATRARVLKEMDEAARVLQPGDLYLLSYSGHGGQLPDRNNDEVDAQDETWVLYDGELIDDEIYNSLSKLKQGVRVLMFSDSCHSGTVSKMAYAALRGSGSLEMLADTVQDSVPEERRFKDMPVGIALRTYRNNKAMYDQIMDALPKDDPKLTMKATVLLISGCQDNQLSSDGSFNGLFTANLLRVYNGGKFRGSHRTFHRRIVRRMPPLQSPNYSLVGIPSREFERQTPFTV